One Chloroflexota bacterium genomic window, AGGAGAAGTTCGACCGGGTGTACGCCCCCATCGGGCTGGACATCAGCGCCCATACCCCGGCCGAGATCGCCGTGTCCATCATGGCGGAGATCATCAAAGTCCGACGTGGCGGTGGTACAGGGGCTTCTCTGTCCGAGCGCCGCCGCTCCTCCCAACAGTGAGCCTGGCCATTCGCTCATACTGGCATACGCGACGCTGTCGAGCGGCGAAAGGCGCTGCCTTCCGCCATCCACATCAAGATACAATCCCGTCCCTCAGCCCAGCCAATCCTCGATGGCCAACCCCGGTATTCGCTCAAAGTGGTGACGGTTGTGGGTGACCAACGGGATCCCATGCGCCAGAGCGATGCTGGCGATCCGAAGGTCCAGGTCGTTCAACCGCTTCCCGGTCCGCTCCAGTTCGGCCCTCAACAAGCCAAACCGACGGGCGGCCCCCTCATCGTAGGGGAGGATCGTGACGGCGGCAAGCAGCACATCTAAACGAGCCAGATTCTCCAGAGCTCGTGCCGACTTATGAGCTCCGTGGGTTAGCTCTCCCACACTGATCGCCGTCACCGCCAATTCCTCATCCGGCGTGATGTGGTCCCGTAAGTCCAATCGGCCGCGCAGCAGGGCCACACAGTGATCGCTGTCCAGGATCCTCACAGCGCGACCTCAGCCTGTGAACCTTGACGCTCCCGGTCGGCGTTGATCTCCTCAGCCAGGGCGGCCAGTTCTTCCTCATCGCGCCACAAACCAAATGCGGCCATGGCCGGGTGGGCTTCCCCGGCCTCGATCTGAGATAGAAGCTCCTTATCCTGGCCGAGGGCCAGAGCCAGTTGCCGGGCGGCTTGCGCAGAACGCTCCAGACGCTCCCACTCCGCTGCGCTGACCAAGACGGCCATCGGGCGCTTCCGCCGCTGGATCAAGAAGCGCTCCCCCGCCGCCGCCCGTGAGATCAAATCCGAAAAACGGCTCTTCGCCTCGGCGATACTGACGACTTTCATACCTCACCTCATCTCTCAAATTGGACAAAATGACCTGTTGGTGGCATCGTAACATAAAGCAGGCGAGCACGCAAGGCTTTGCATCCGAGATTCACCGGCACAGAAGCCTTACTTTTCAGCCTGGATGGTCTCCATAAATACGCGACCGTCACCTCAGCGCCCACCAAATGTCAGGTAAGATCCCGCCCGATAATGGAACATGAGCAGGGGAGGGGACGTCTCCAACTATGATGAAACGCCTTGGCACGTTCCACTATCTGCTCCTGTTGATCGGCGGGCTCGTAGTGGGTGCAGGGCTCCTCGTCGCCAGCATCCTGGCCGGGCTGCCCTCACCCGAA contains:
- a CDS encoding type II toxin-antitoxin system VapC family toxin, which codes for MRILDSDHCVALLRGRLDLRDHITPDEELAVTAISVGELTHGAHKSARALENLARLDVLLAAVTILPYDEGAARRFGLLRAELERTGKRLNDLDLRIASIALAHGIPLVTHNRHHFERIPGLAIEDWLG